The following is a genomic window from Bacillus sp. FJAT-52991.
GGGGATCAACAGCCCGTAAACGCCCGATCGGTTCAACTAACAATCAGTGGGGGATGAAGCCCCCCCACTGATTGAAGTTTCACTTTATGATGATGAATAGGACGTATCCATCGATTGTGTCATCATAAGTGTCTTCTTCTCGTTTATGGGACAAACTATGTTATATTTAAAGTTGAAAATGAATACATAGGAGTGAATAACATGAGCGAAGCAGCAAAAACATTAGAAGGCTGGTATTGCCTTCATGATTTTCGTCTAATCGACTGGACAAGCTGGAAAATGCTTTCTAGCGATGATCGTCAAACAGCTATTCATGAATATCAACAATTTTTGGCCAAATTAAACTTGGCGCATGAAGCTAAGGAAGGCAGCCATGCATTTTATAGCGTGGTCGGTCAAAAAGCGGACTTTATGTTAATGATTCTTCGTCCAACGTTGGAAGAATTAAATGCATTAGAAACAGAATTCAACAAGTTAAAAATTGCTGAATACACAATCCCAAGTTATTCATACGTATCTGTTGTTGAACTAAGCAACTACCTATCTTCAGATGAAGATCCTTATGAAAACCCGCAAATTCGCGCTCGTTTATATCCAGAGCTACCTAAAGCGAAATATGTGTGTTTCTATCCAATGGATAAACGCCGTCAAGGAGAAGATAACTGGTATATGCTTCCGATGAAAGAACGCGGCGCTTTAATGCGCAGCCATGGAATGATCGGCCGTCAATATGCTGGGATCGTGAAACAAGTCATCACTGGTTCTGTCGGTTTTGACGATTACGAGTGGGGCGTTACTTTATTCTCTGATGATGTCCTTCAATTTAAAAAACTCGTATATGAAATGCGTTTTGATGAAGTGAGTGCTCGCTACGGTGAATTCGGCTCCTTCTTCGTCGGCAACTTAATGGACGACACGAAACTTGAACAAATGCTACATGTGAATTAATGGATAAAAAGCCTTTTCTGCTTCATGGCAGAAAAGGCTTTTTTAGCATGAATTTCACATTAAATCCTTCAGACGCTCAAATTGAGCAATGTGAATGTTAAAGGTCAGCCACTCATTAGAATTTTCCAGTCATGAAATCTCCTCTTTCACATACATATAAACTGACAAGCGGTTTGATAAAAGTGAGGTGGTCTTTTGGCAGTCGTTGCTCATAATGAAGAAGAAGTGAAGCTGTTGGCTAGGTTGATGAGAGCAGAAGCTGAAGGGGACGGACAGCTCGGCATGTTAATGGTAGGCAATGTCGGCGTCAACCGTGTGCGAGCAACATGCCTTGATTTTAAAGATATTCGTACGATTCGCTCTATGGTGTTTCAACGACCGGGCGGATTTGAAGCTACACAAAAGGGATACTTTTATCAAAGAGCGAGGCAACAGGATATTAACCTTGCCCGCAAAACGATT
Proteins encoded in this region:
- the hemQ gene encoding hydrogen peroxide-dependent heme synthase, whose product is MSEAAKTLEGWYCLHDFRLIDWTSWKMLSSDDRQTAIHEYQQFLAKLNLAHEAKEGSHAFYSVVGQKADFMLMILRPTLEELNALETEFNKLKIAEYTIPSYSYVSVVELSNYLSSDEDPYENPQIRARLYPELPKAKYVCFYPMDKRRQGEDNWYMLPMKERGALMRSHGMIGRQYAGIVKQVITGSVGFDDYEWGVTLFSDDVLQFKKLVYEMRFDEVSARYGEFGSFFVGNLMDDTKLEQMLHVN
- a CDS encoding cell wall hydrolase, giving the protein MAVVAHNEEEVKLLARLMRAEAEGDGQLGMLMVGNVGVNRVRATCLDFKDIRTIRSMVFQRPGGFEATQKGYFYQRARQQDINLARKTIRGGRYHPASFSLWFFEPQGGCPGQWYGQPNTGRFKSHCFFSPTRTNCPSVY